One window of the Acinonyx jubatus isolate Ajub_Pintada_27869175 chromosome A2, VMU_Ajub_asm_v1.0, whole genome shotgun sequence genome contains the following:
- the LOC128314645 gene encoding olfactory receptor 10H3-like has translation MAGQNYSMVTEFILVGFSNFPRHLLPTFFLLYLLMYLFTLLGNLLIMATVWSERSLHTPMYLFLCALSTSEILFTVAITPRMLVDMLSTRRTITWAACASQMFFSFTFGFTHSFLLMIMGYDRYVAICHPLRYNVLMSNRGCARLVSLSWAGGSVIGMMSTLIVFHLTFCGSNVIQHFLCHVFSLLKLACGKETASVTLAVILVCVSALMGCLFLIVLSYVFIVAAILRIPSAEGRHKTFSTCVSHLTVVIVHYSFASIIYLKPKGPHSMDSNTLMATTYIVFTPFLSPIIFSLRNKELKNAIKKSFQRKFSPLSS, from the coding sequence ATGGCTGGTCAGAACTATAGCATGGTGACTGAGTTCATCCTCGTGGGATTCTCTAACTTCCCAAGGCATCTTCTGCCCACCTTCTTCCTGCTGTACCTGCTCATGTACCTGTTCACGCTGCTGGGGAACCTGCTCATCATGGCCACAGTCTGGAGCGAGCGCAGCCTGCACACGCCCATGTACCTCTTCCTGTGCGCCCTGTCCACCTCCGAGATTCTGTTCACCGTTGCCATCACCCCTCGCATGCTGGTTGACATGCTCTCCACCCGCCGCACCATCACCTGGGCGGCCTGTGCCAGCCAgatgtttttctccttcacatTCGGCTTCACCCACTCCTTCCTGCTCATGATCATGGGCTAcgaccgctatgtggccatctgccaCCCCCTGCGCTACAATGTGCTCATGAGCAACCGTGGCTGTGCCCGCCTTGTGTCCTTGTCCTGGGCCGGTGGCTCAGTCATAGGGATGATGTCGACCCTGATAGTTTTTCACCTCACCTTCTGTGGGTCTAATGTGATCCAACATTTTCTATGCCATGTGTTTTCCCTCTTGAAATTGGCCTGTGGGAAAGAAACAGCCTCCGTCACCTTGGCTGTGATCCTGGTGTGTGTCTCAGCTCTGATGGGCTGTTTATTCCTCATCGTCCTCTCCTATGTCTTCATCGTGGCCGCCATATTGCGGATCCCCTCTGCTGAGGGCAGGCACAAGACCTTCTCCACGTGTGTGTCCCACCTCACGGTGGTCATTGTGCACTACAGTTTTGCCTCCATTATCTACCTTAAGCCCAAGGGCCCCCATTCTATGGACAGTAACACCCTGATGGCCACCACCTATATAGTCTTCACTCCCTTTCTCAGCCCGATCATTTTCAGCCTCAGGAATAAGGAGCTCAAGAATGCCATAAAGAAAAGCTTCCAGAGAAAATTCAGTCCCCTAAGCTCCTGA
- the LOC128314646 gene encoding olfactory receptor 10H3-like — MVTEFILVGFSNFPRHLLPAFFLLYLLMYLFTLLGNLLIMATVWSERSLHTPMYLFLCALSTSEILFTVAITPRMLVDMLSTRRTITWTACASQMFFSFTFGFTHSFLLMIMGYDRYVAICHPLRYNVLMSPRGCARLVSWSWAGGSIMGMMVTLIVFHLTFCGSNVIHHFACHVLSLLKLACGKETSSVTLGVILVCVSALMGCLFLIVLSYVFIVAAILQIPSAEGRHKTFSTCVSHLTVVIVHYGFASIIYLKPKGPHSMDSNTLMATTYIVFTPFLSPIIFSLRNKELKNAIKKSFQRKFSPLSS, encoded by the coding sequence ATGGTGACTGAGTTCATCCTCGTGGGATTCTCTAACTTCCCAAGACATCTCCTGCCCGCTTTCTTCCTGCTGTACCTGCTCATGTACCTGTTCACGCTGCTGGGGAACCTGCTCATCATGGCCACAGTCTGGAGCGAGCGCAGCCTGCACACGCCCATGTACCTCTTCCTGTGCGCCCTGTCCACCTCCGAGATTCTGTTCACCGTTGCCATCACCCCTCGCATGCTGGTTGACATGCTCTCCACCCGCCGCACCATCACCTGGACGGCCTGTGCCAGCCAGATGTTTTTCTCCTTCACGTTTGGCTTCACACACTCCTTCCTGCTCATGATCATGGGCTACGACCGCTACGTGGCCATCTGCCACCCCCTGCGCTACAATGTGCTCATGAGCCCCCGTGGCTGTGCCCGCCTCGTGTCCTGGTCCTGGGCTGGTGGCTCGATCATGGGGATGATGGTGACCCTGATAGTTTTTCACCTCACCTTCTGTGGGTCTAATGTGATCCACCATTTTGCCTGCCACGTGCTTTCCCTTCTAAAGTTGGCCTGTGGGAAGGAGACATCCTCCGTCACCTTGGGTGTGATCCTGGTGTGTGTCTCAGCTCTGATGGGCTGTTTATTCCTCATCGTCCTCTCCTATGTCTTCATCGTGGCCGCCATATTGCAGATCCCCTCTGCTGAGGGCAGGCACAAGACCTTCTCCACGTGTGTGTCCCACCTCACGGTGGTCATTGTGCACTACGGCTTTGCCTCCATTATCTACCTCAAGCCCAAGGGCCCCCATTCTATGGACAGTAACACCCTGATGGCCACCACCTATATAGTCTTCACCCCCTTTCTCAGTCCGATCATTTTCAGCCTCAGGAATAAGGAGCTCAAGAACGCCATAAAGAAAAGCTTCCAGAGAAAATTCAGTCCCTTAAGCTCCTGA
- the LOC106985918 gene encoding olfactory receptor 10H1-like yields MAATLGRNHSSVSEFILVGFSTFPRHLLPAFFLLFLLMYLFTLLGNLLIMATVWSERSLHTPMYLFLCALSTSEILYTLAITPRLLADLLSTHRTITWVACASQMFFSFTFGFTHSFLLMIMGYDRYVAICHPLRYNVLMSPRGCACLVAWSWVGGSVTGLVVTTAVFHLTFCGPNEIHHFLCHVPPLLKLACGTDVPVVAKGVGLVCIMALLGCCLLILLSYAFIVATILRIPSAEGRHKAFSTCASHLTVVIVHYGFASVVYLKPKGPQSLERDTLMAITYTVLTPFLSPIIFSLRNKELKTAMTKTFLRKLHPSSI; encoded by the coding sequence ATGGCTGCCACGCTGGGCCGAAACCACAGCTCCGTGTCCGAATTCATCCTCGTGGGCTTCTCCACCTTCCCAAGGCATCTCCTGCCCGCCTTCTTCCTGCTGTTCCTGCTCATGTACCTGTTCACGCTGCTGGGGAACCTGCTCATCATGGCCACAGTCTGGAGCGAGCGCAGCCTGCACACGCCCATGTACCTCTTCCTGTGCGCCCTGTCCACCTCCGAGATCCTCTACACCTTGGCCATCACCCCGCGCCTGCTGGCCGACCTGCTCTCCACCCACCGCACCATCACCTGGGTGGCCTGTGCCAGCCAGATGTTTTTCTCCTTCACGTTCGGCTTCACCCACTCCTTCCTGCTCATGATCATGGGCTACGACCGCTACGTGGCCATCTGCCACCCCCTGCGCTACAATGTGCTCATGAGCCCCCGCGGCTGTGCCTGCCTGGTGGCCTGGTCCTGGGTAGGTGGCTCGGTCACGGGGCTGGTGGTGACCACGGCCGTTTTCCACCTCACCTTCTGTGGACCCAATGAGATCCACCATTTTTTATGTCATGTGCCCCCTCTCTTGAAGCTGGCCTGTGGAACTGATGTACCAGTAGTGGCCAAGGGCGTGGGGCTGGTGTGCATCATGGCCCTGCTGGGCTGCTGTCTCCTCATCCTCCTCTCCTATGCCTTCATCGTGGCCACCATCTTGAGGATCCCCTCAGCTGAGGGCCGGCACaaggccttctccacctgtgcGTCCCACCTCACTGTGGTCATTGTGCACTACGGCTTTGCCTCTGTCGTCTACCTCAAGCCAAAGGGTCCCCAGTCTCTGGAAAGAGACACCCTGATGGCCATCACCTACACGGTCCTCACCCCCTTCCTCAGCCCCATCATCTTCAGTCTCAGGAACAAGGAGCTAAAGACTGCCATGACCAAGACCTTCCTCAGAAAACTTCATCCCTCCAGCATCTAA